One Nocardia farcinica genomic region harbors:
- a CDS encoding NAD-dependent epimerase/dehydratase family protein, translated as MNTRVLVTGATGFVAGHVIAELLAHGHPVRATVRDLADTGKRAHLVELARRLDGDLEFASADLGADTGWAAAVAGCAAVLHVASPFPATPPKDERELIEPAVQGTLRVLRAAVDADVRRVVLTSSVAAIAYGHGNDAVRTEADWSVVDRVPAYQKSKTLAERAAWDFVAALPDERGLELVALNPGMILGPLLTAATSTSHEPVRKLLAREVPGSVRTGWTPVDVRDLAVAHRLALETPAAAGNRYICAAPPLWMGELARMLADEYNPRGYRVPTRVLPNWLIRALALVDGTVRLTVPVLGRTENVSAAKAEADLGWRMRPVRDTVLDTAESLIAHGLVPTPAAAPASPRRTRPAPASA; from the coding sequence ATGAACACACGCGTACTCGTCACCGGTGCCACCGGTTTCGTCGCAGGCCACGTCATCGCCGAACTGCTCGCCCACGGCCATCCCGTGCGCGCCACCGTGCGCGATCTCGCCGACACCGGCAAACGCGCCCATCTGGTCGAGCTGGCCCGCCGTCTCGACGGCGATCTCGAATTCGCCTCCGCCGATCTCGGCGCCGACACCGGCTGGGCCGCCGCCGTGGCGGGCTGCGCGGCCGTGCTGCACGTGGCCTCCCCGTTTCCCGCCACGCCACCGAAGGACGAACGAGAGCTCATCGAGCCCGCCGTCCAGGGCACGCTGCGGGTGCTGCGGGCCGCGGTCGACGCCGACGTGCGCCGCGTGGTGCTCACGTCCTCGGTCGCCGCCATCGCCTACGGCCACGGCAACGACGCGGTGCGCACGGAGGCGGACTGGTCGGTGGTCGACCGGGTGCCGGCCTACCAGAAGAGCAAGACCCTGGCCGAGCGTGCCGCCTGGGACTTCGTGGCCGCGTTGCCCGACGAGCGCGGGCTGGAACTGGTGGCCCTCAACCCCGGCATGATCCTCGGCCCGCTGCTGACCGCGGCCACCAGCACCTCGCACGAGCCGGTGCGCAAGCTGCTGGCCCGCGAGGTGCCCGGCTCGGTGCGCACCGGGTGGACCCCCGTCGACGTGCGCGATCTCGCCGTCGCCCACCGGCTCGCCCTGGAAACGCCCGCCGCCGCGGGCAACCGCTACATCTGCGCCGCACCGCCGCTGTGGATGGGCGAGCTGGCCCGCATGCTCGCCGACGAGTACAACCCGCGCGGGTACCGGGTGCCCACCCGGGTGCTGCCGAACTGGTTGATCCGCGCCCTCGCCCTGGTCGACGGCACCGTGCGGCTCACCGTGCCGGTGCTCGGCCGCACCGAGAACGTCAGCGCCGCCAAGGCCGAAGCCGATCTCGGCTGGCGCATGCGTCCGGTGCGCGACACGGTGCTCGACACCGCCGAGAGCCTCATCGCGCACGGCCTCGTCCCGACCCCGGCGGCGGCGCCCGCGTCGCCGCGCCGCACCCGCCCCGCCCCCGCGAGCGCCTGA
- a CDS encoding TetR/AcrR family transcriptional regulator yields MKRTSYHHGALRAELMAACLRLIETEGLAAVSLRRVAREAGVSSGAPYHHFPDRAALLAALSIEGFRLLAEELRAARAAAEGTPLDALGALAAAYVRFSRTRPAYFRLMFRPELSQPDKHPEAAAAGDAAFGVLAEAIGDCVAAGQLPADKADTLGITWWAVGHGLASLWLDGQLGKRSAQLGTTAPELTDDVLATLVRLLRPHP; encoded by the coding sequence GTGAAGCGGACCAGTTACCACCACGGCGCGCTCCGTGCCGAGTTGATGGCCGCCTGCCTGCGCCTGATCGAGACCGAAGGACTCGCGGCGGTGAGCCTGCGCCGCGTCGCGCGGGAGGCGGGCGTCAGCTCGGGCGCGCCCTACCACCACTTCCCCGACCGCGCCGCACTGCTGGCCGCCCTGTCCATCGAGGGTTTCCGCCTGCTCGCCGAGGAGCTGCGGGCCGCGCGCGCGGCGGCCGAGGGCACGCCACTGGACGCGCTGGGCGCGCTCGCCGCCGCCTACGTCCGGTTCTCCCGTACCCGGCCCGCGTACTTCCGGTTGATGTTCCGGCCCGAGTTGTCCCAGCCGGACAAGCATCCCGAGGCAGCCGCGGCGGGCGACGCCGCCTTCGGCGTCCTGGCCGAGGCCATCGGCGACTGTGTCGCGGCCGGGCAGCTGCCCGCCGACAAGGCCGACACGCTCGGCATCACGTGGTGGGCGGTGGGGCACGGCCTCGCCTCGCTGTGGCTGGACGGTCAGCTCGGCAAGCGCAGCGCCCAATTGGGCACCACCGCCCCCGAGCTCACCGACGACGTGCTCGCCACCCTCGTCCGGCTGCTGCGCCCGCACCCCTGA
- a CDS encoding alkaline phosphatase family protein gives MFAAPRYGSGSLADVLPSVLACLGVPGEEDRLGLDLTARRVCVLLIDGLGAELLAEHAEAAPFLSGLASMPLTTGFPSTTATSLSSLGVGAPPGEHGIVGYQMTVPGYDRLVNPLRWRLQGGGPEVDLLRELVPEQFQPRPTTFERAAAAGVRVTQVAPMYQANSGLTRAVLRGNEFRPGLSFGDLVDGTITALRAGERSLVYAYHGDLDTTGHVRGPSSEAWLLELGHIDRIAAAIAARLPADAALVVTADHGMVELDGTVDFDTVEPLRDGVHRLGGEPRARHVYTVDGATADVAAAWQETLGPDFAVLPRQEVIARGWFGPLVTPEIAARIGDLVVAAAGTRGVIRSAAEPLESAMIGHHGSLTTAELDVPLRIATA, from the coding sequence GTGTTCGCCGCGCCCCGATACGGATCGGGTTCCCTCGCCGATGTCCTGCCCTCGGTCCTGGCCTGCCTTGGCGTGCCGGGCGAAGAGGATCGCCTCGGCCTCGACCTCACGGCCCGCCGCGTCTGCGTCCTGCTGATCGACGGACTCGGCGCCGAGCTGCTCGCCGAACACGCCGAGGCCGCGCCGTTCCTGTCCGGCCTGGCGTCGATGCCGCTGACCACGGGCTTCCCCAGCACCACCGCCACCAGCCTGAGCTCGCTCGGTGTCGGTGCCCCGCCCGGCGAACACGGCATCGTCGGCTACCAGATGACCGTGCCCGGCTACGACCGGCTGGTGAATCCGCTGCGCTGGCGGTTGCAGGGCGGCGGCCCCGAGGTCGATCTGCTGCGCGAACTGGTACCCGAACAGTTCCAGCCCCGGCCGACGACCTTCGAGCGCGCGGCCGCCGCCGGAGTGCGGGTGACCCAGGTGGCGCCCATGTACCAGGCGAACTCCGGGCTCACCCGGGCGGTGCTGCGCGGCAACGAGTTCCGGCCCGGCCTGTCGTTCGGCGATCTCGTCGACGGCACGATCACCGCGCTGCGGGCGGGTGAGCGCTCCCTGGTCTACGCCTACCACGGCGATCTGGACACCACCGGTCACGTGCGCGGCCCCTCCTCGGAGGCGTGGCTGCTCGAACTCGGGCACATCGACCGGATCGCGGCCGCCATCGCCGCCCGCCTGCCCGCCGACGCCGCCCTGGTGGTCACCGCCGACCACGGCATGGTGGAACTCGACGGCACCGTCGATTTCGACACCGTCGAGCCGTTGCGCGACGGGGTGCACCGGCTCGGCGGCGAGCCGCGAGCACGCCACGTCTACACCGTCGACGGCGCCACCGCCGACGTCGCCGCGGCCTGGCAGGAGACCCTCGGGCCGGATTTCGCGGTGCTGCCGCGCCAGGAGGTGATCGCCCGCGGCTGGTTCGGACCACTCGTCACGCCCGAGATCGCCGCCCGCATCGGCGATCTGGTGGTGGCCGCCGCGGGCACCCGCGGGGTGATCCGCAGCGCGGCCGAACCGCTCGAGTCGGCGATGATCGGTCACCACGGTTCGCTCACCACCGCGGAACTGGATGTGCCGCTGCGCATCGCCACCGCCTGA
- a CDS encoding succinic semialdehyde dehydrogenase has product MPAPEAAVFARLSALAAIDDPGDRARRTITETFTGAVLGEVPVGTAEDVRVAFGKAATAQARWAARAPRERATVFDRFRALLVEHREQLMDVIQAETGKARWAAQEEVMGLMFAARYFARVAPALLAPHKVPGAFPVLNRAAVYSQPKGVVGVIAPWNYPMLLSIGDSVPALLAGNAVVVKPDSQTPYSALAAAELLYRAGLPRDLLAVVPGPGTVVGTAIVDSCDYLMFTGSSATGRTLAEQCGRRLIGFSAELGGKNPMIVTAGANLDRAAKAAVRACFSNAGQLCISIERLYVEKAVAAQFTEKFVEAVRAAKLGAAYDYSADIGSLISESQLETVSKHVADATSKGAQVLVGGKARPDLGPLFFEPTVLTEVTDEMECGREETFGPLVSIYPVEDAAEAIRRANDTEYGLNASVWAQSKAAGEEIARQLRAGTVCVDEGYAPAWGTTGAPMGGMGISGVGRRHGPDGLLKFTEPQTVVVTRFLNLDTPPLVPQEMWQKFLMTVARSLRFLPGR; this is encoded by the coding sequence ATGCCGGCGCCCGAAGCCGCAGTGTTCGCCCGTCTGAGCGCGCTCGCCGCGATCGACGACCCGGGCGACCGCGCCCGCCGCACGATCACCGAGACCTTCACCGGCGCGGTCCTGGGCGAGGTGCCCGTCGGCACCGCCGAGGACGTGCGCGTCGCCTTCGGCAAGGCCGCGACCGCGCAGGCCCGCTGGGCCGCACGCGCCCCACGCGAGCGGGCGACCGTGTTCGACCGGTTCCGCGCCCTGCTCGTCGAGCATCGCGAGCAGCTGATGGACGTCATCCAGGCCGAGACCGGCAAGGCGCGGTGGGCGGCGCAGGAAGAGGTCATGGGCCTGATGTTCGCGGCCCGCTACTTCGCCAGGGTCGCGCCCGCCCTGCTGGCCCCGCACAAGGTGCCCGGCGCCTTCCCGGTGCTGAACCGGGCCGCGGTGTACAGCCAGCCCAAGGGCGTGGTCGGGGTGATCGCGCCGTGGAACTACCCGATGCTGCTCTCGATCGGCGATTCGGTGCCCGCGCTGCTGGCCGGGAACGCCGTCGTGGTCAAGCCCGACAGCCAGACCCCCTATTCCGCCCTCGCGGCCGCCGAACTGCTCTACCGCGCGGGCCTGCCGCGCGACCTGCTCGCCGTCGTCCCCGGCCCGGGCACGGTCGTCGGCACCGCCATCGTGGACTCCTGCGACTACCTGATGTTCACCGGCTCCTCGGCCACCGGCCGCACGCTGGCCGAGCAGTGCGGGCGCAGGCTCATCGGCTTCTCCGCCGAGCTCGGCGGCAAGAACCCGATGATCGTCACCGCGGGCGCGAACCTCGATCGCGCGGCCAAGGCGGCCGTGCGCGCCTGCTTCTCCAACGCCGGTCAGCTCTGCATCTCCATCGAGCGGCTGTATGTGGAGAAGGCGGTGGCCGCGCAGTTCACCGAGAAGTTCGTCGAGGCGGTGCGCGCGGCGAAACTAGGCGCCGCCTACGACTATTCGGCCGACATCGGCAGCCTGATCTCCGAATCCCAGCTGGAGACGGTGTCCAAGCACGTCGCCGACGCCACCTCCAAGGGCGCCCAGGTGCTCGTCGGTGGCAAGGCCAGGCCGGATCTCGGGCCGCTGTTCTTCGAGCCGACCGTGCTCACCGAGGTGACCGACGAGATGGAGTGCGGGCGCGAGGAGACCTTCGGCCCGCTGGTCTCGATCTACCCGGTCGAGGACGCGGCCGAGGCGATCCGGCGCGCCAACGACACCGAGTACGGCCTCAACGCCAGCGTGTGGGCGCAGAGCAAGGCGGCGGGCGAGGAGATCGCCCGGCAACTGCGCGCGGGCACGGTGTGCGTGGACGAGGGCTACGCGCCCGCCTGGGGGACCACCGGCGCGCCGATGGGCGGCATGGGCATCTCGGGTGTCGGGCGCAGGCACGGCCCCGACGGCCTGCTCAAGTTCACCGAACCGCAGACCGTGGTGGTGACGCGGTTCCTCAATCTGGACACCCCGCCGCTGGTCCCGCAGGAGATGTGGCAGAAGTTCCTGATGACCGTGGCCCGGTCGCTGCGGTTCCTGCCCGGCCGCTGA
- a CDS encoding sensor histidine kinase — MFRARLGVRGRILAIALVPSLVLLVIGVGAAGYLVDEGRQARDWAVQLQAAMPSARELIEAVQQERRYTLAHLAGDPTTGPALTAARVRLDGAFRQLIEVSGDVRAASDDRYGDDLAGFATLGQHLSGLRAGVDVRQVPAADAYAFYNRLLDVVTVGTQVTRQSAPSAEVGVELTEGMRMLYAAEAMSKANALAATLADGGPPAVPVEELLYQIGFYHTEIGLLAADIDNEQREAAAALTRSPAWQQVTAMENAVLRRVAGADTADPPMDTEQWQSAAAEVNRGLLDLWIAQNKRTQRLAEETSGDSALGSLYGGMGVMLVSVAAFLIAVVLANRIIRRLKRLRGETLALADERLPAMLRRLRAGESVDPAAETPRLDYGRDEIGQVARAFEHAHAAAVTAAVDEARTREGVKAVFLNIAHRSQIVVHRQLEILDEAESRQEDPQLLETLFRLDHLATRERRNAENLIVLGGGMPGRQWRHPIPLLDLVRAAVGETLDYARVHVHRIPDTHVLGSVVADLGHLLAELVDNAIAFSPPQSRVELSGAVVGRGVVVEVSDQGMGMSEEELARVNEMLREPPDFGVARLSADSRLGLFVVAQLAVRHGVSVRLSESPYGGVRAVVLIPSALLAAEPPAPRPAEYPLRQRYSAVPDEPAGDRADTAVATLAPPAPVRAPAAAFTPDGRPQLPRRRRQAPRAAESPATPAPAAPDRERSPEQARDLMSAIENGTRQGRRERLADGQEGEQ; from the coding sequence ATGTTCAGAGCGAGGCTCGGTGTCCGGGGCCGGATCCTGGCGATCGCGCTGGTGCCGAGCCTGGTCCTGCTGGTGATCGGCGTCGGCGCCGCGGGATACCTGGTCGACGAGGGCAGACAGGCCAGGGACTGGGCGGTGCAACTACAGGCGGCCATGCCCAGCGCACGCGAACTCATCGAGGCCGTCCAGCAGGAGCGCCGCTACACCCTCGCCCATCTCGCGGGCGACCCCACCACCGGCCCGGCGCTCACCGCCGCCCGGGTCCGCCTCGACGGCGCCTTCCGGCAGCTGATCGAGGTGTCCGGCGACGTGCGCGCCGCCAGCGACGACCGCTACGGCGACGACCTCGCCGGTTTCGCCACCCTGGGCCAGCACCTGAGCGGGCTGCGCGCCGGCGTCGACGTCCGCCAGGTACCCGCCGCCGACGCCTACGCGTTCTACAACCGCCTGCTCGACGTCGTCACCGTCGGCACCCAGGTGACCCGGCAGTCCGCGCCCAGCGCCGAGGTCGGCGTCGAACTCACCGAGGGCATGCGGATGCTCTACGCGGCGGAGGCCATGTCCAAGGCCAACGCGCTGGCCGCCACGCTCGCCGACGGCGGCCCGCCCGCGGTGCCGGTCGAGGAGTTGCTGTATCAGATCGGCTTCTACCACACCGAGATCGGACTGCTGGCCGCCGACATCGACAACGAGCAGCGCGAGGCCGCGGCCGCCCTCACCCGCTCCCCCGCCTGGCAGCAGGTCACCGCCATGGAGAACGCGGTGCTGCGCCGGGTCGCCGGTGCCGACACCGCCGACCCGCCGATGGACACCGAGCAGTGGCAGAGCGCCGCCGCCGAGGTCAATCGCGGGCTGCTCGACCTGTGGATCGCGCAGAACAAGCGCACCCAGCGCTTGGCCGAGGAGACCTCCGGCGACTCGGCCCTCGGCTCGCTCTACGGCGGCATGGGCGTCATGCTGGTCAGCGTCGCCGCGTTCCTCATCGCCGTGGTGCTGGCCAACCGGATCATCCGCAGGCTCAAGCGGTTGCGCGGGGAGACGCTGGCCCTGGCCGACGAACGGCTGCCCGCCATGCTGCGCCGGCTCCGCGCCGGCGAGTCCGTCGACCCCGCCGCCGAGACACCGCGGCTGGACTACGGCCGCGACGAGATCGGCCAGGTGGCGCGCGCCTTCGAGCACGCCCACGCCGCCGCCGTCACCGCCGCCGTCGACGAGGCACGCACCCGCGAAGGGGTCAAGGCGGTGTTCCTCAACATCGCCCACCGCAGCCAGATCGTGGTGCACCGCCAGCTGGAGATCCTCGACGAAGCCGAATCCCGCCAGGAAGACCCGCAACTGCTCGAGACGCTGTTCCGGCTCGACCACCTCGCCACCCGGGAACGCCGCAACGCCGAGAACCTCATCGTGCTCGGCGGCGGCATGCCCGGCAGGCAGTGGCGCCACCCCATCCCGCTGCTCGACCTCGTGCGCGCCGCCGTCGGCGAAACACTCGACTACGCGCGGGTACACGTGCACCGCATCCCCGACACCCACGTGCTCGGCTCGGTGGTGGCCGACCTCGGGCACCTGCTGGCCGAGCTGGTGGACAACGCGATCGCCTTCTCCCCACCGCAGTCACGGGTGGAGCTGTCCGGCGCCGTCGTCGGCCGCGGCGTCGTGGTCGAGGTCAGCGACCAGGGCATGGGCATGTCCGAGGAGGAGCTGGCGCGGGTCAACGAGATGTTGCGTGAGCCGCCCGACTTCGGTGTGGCCCGGCTGTCCGCCGATTCGCGCCTCGGGCTGTTCGTCGTCGCGCAGCTGGCCGTGCGGCACGGTGTCTCGGTGCGCCTGTCGGAATCGCCCTACGGTGGCGTCCGGGCGGTCGTGCTGATCCCCAGCGCGTTGCTCGCCGCCGAGCCGCCCGCCCCGCGGCCCGCCGAATATCCACTGCGTCAACGGTATTCGGCCGTCCCCGACGAGCCTGCCGGGGACCGCGCCGACACCGCGGTGGCGACCCTGGCCCCGCCCGCCCCGGTGCGGGCGCCCGCGGCCGCGTTCACCCCCGACGGCCGCCCCCAGCTGCCCCGGCGCAGGCGCCAGGCCCCGCGAGCCGCCGAGTCGCCGGCCACACCCGCCCCGGCCGCGCCCGACCGCGAACGTTCCCCCGAACAGGCCCGCGATCTGATGTCGGCCATAGAGAATGGAACCCGGCAGGGCCGCCGCGAGCGGCTCGCCGATGGACAGGAAGGCGAACAGTGA
- a CDS encoding roadblock/LC7 domain-containing protein has translation MSTAKSGDLDWLLDDLVDRLAGVRHAVVLSTDGLLLGRSKAIERDDAEHFAAMSSTLYGLARSAGSRFDGGGVRQAVIELDRAVLFVTSAGDNACLALQAAENANLGMVAYEMNVTVQRVGSYLSTPARLS, from the coding sequence GTGAGCACTGCCAAATCCGGTGATCTCGACTGGCTGCTCGATGACCTGGTCGACCGGCTGGCCGGTGTGCGCCACGCGGTGGTGTTGTCCACCGACGGATTGCTGCTCGGCCGATCGAAGGCGATCGAGCGCGACGACGCCGAGCATTTCGCCGCGATGTCGTCGACCCTGTACGGGCTGGCGCGCAGCGCGGGCAGCCGATTCGACGGCGGCGGGGTGCGCCAGGCGGTGATCGAACTGGACCGCGCGGTGCTGTTCGTCACCTCGGCGGGCGACAACGCGTGCCTGGCGTTGCAGGCCGCCGAGAACGCCAACCTCGGCATGGTCGCCTACGAAATGAACGTCACCGTCCAGCGTGTCGGCTCCTACCTGTCCACCCCCGCCCGTTTGTCATGA
- a CDS encoding DUF742 domain-containing protein, which translates to MTRGGEPWFDEAAGPVVRPYALIRGRTMGAAHDLDMLTVVVTTTAAPTLRRPEPEYGIITALCAQPKSVAEVAAHLQLPVAVTKILVGDLIGEGHLIFRAPVQPETGPGGLNVLRAVLDGIRKL; encoded by the coding sequence ATGACGCGCGGGGGCGAGCCGTGGTTCGACGAGGCGGCCGGGCCCGTGGTCCGTCCGTACGCGCTGATCCGCGGCCGCACGATGGGCGCCGCCCACGATCTGGACATGCTGACGGTGGTCGTCACCACCACCGCGGCGCCGACTCTGCGCAGGCCGGAGCCCGAATACGGGATCATCACCGCGCTCTGCGCGCAGCCGAAATCGGTGGCCGAGGTAGCCGCCCACTTGCAACTTCCCGTTGCGGTGACAAAGATTCTCGTCGGCGACCTGATCGGCGAGGGACACCTGATCTTCCGGGCTCCGGTGCAACCGGAAACAGGTCCCGGCGGTCTCAACGTATTGCGAGCGGTATTGGATGGCATCAGAAAACTTTGA
- a CDS encoding GTP-binding protein — MASENFDPARVDPSGSQRLAASVKILIAGGFGVGKTTMVSAISEITPLRTEELITEVSTGVDDLSGVESKETTTVALDFGRITIDRDLVLYLFGTPGQDRFWFLWDELSRGALGAVVLADTRRLSNSFAAVDFFERRGLPFIIGVNCFDGAPRYTVDEVRDALDLDPETPVLLCDARSRDSVKNVLLTLVQHLIELAGRAAVAT, encoded by the coding sequence ATGGCATCAGAAAACTTTGACCCCGCACGGGTCGATCCCAGCGGATCCCAGCGCTTGGCCGCCTCGGTCAAGATTCTCATCGCGGGCGGCTTCGGGGTCGGTAAGACCACCATGGTGTCGGCGATCAGCGAGATCACGCCACTACGCACCGAGGAACTCATCACCGAGGTCAGTACCGGCGTCGACGACCTGTCCGGCGTCGAATCCAAGGAAACCACCACGGTGGCGCTCGATTTCGGTCGCATCACCATCGACCGTGATCTCGTGCTGTATCTGTTCGGCACACCGGGCCAGGACCGATTCTGGTTCCTGTGGGACGAATTGTCCCGGGGCGCGCTCGGCGCGGTGGTGCTGGCCGATACCCGGCGCCTCAGCAATTCCTTCGCCGCGGTCGATTTCTTCGAGCGGCGCGGGCTGCCGTTCATCATCGGCGTCAACTGCTTCGACGGCGCACCGCGCTACACCGTGGACGAGGTGCGCGACGCGCTGGACCTCGATCCGGAGACGCCCGTGCTGCTGTGCGATGCGCGCAGCCGCGATTCGGTGAAGAACGTGCTGCTCACCCTCGTCCAGCATCTGATCGAGCTGGCGGGCCGCGCGGCCGTCGCCACCTGA
- a CDS encoding LLM class F420-dependent oxidoreductase → MHFAVSYSSAHFGTDPDRLVAYARHAESCGFDGLYLPEHLVLGPGIELHGAEVAPTLPFLDPLDTLAYVAAATERLLLGTGVLLLPYRHPVVLAKQLATIDVLSKGRMRLLTVGLGTVPREAAATGVDFRARGRRADEAIDVLRLLWSGDQDGVSFHGEFFDLDRVVQYPTPVRPLPIHIGGSSEAAARRAGLRGDGYFAGGALMPWDRAAQWELARATAAAAGRDPDALEYTRWSGIDMTAERLDAFVAQGVTRVVVSATAADPAEQLDQLSAFAERFGLGPH, encoded by the coding sequence ATGCACTTCGCCGTCAGCTACAGCAGTGCCCATTTCGGCACCGACCCCGACCGCCTCGTCGCCTATGCCCGGCACGCGGAATCCTGCGGTTTCGACGGGCTGTATCTGCCCGAACACCTGGTCCTCGGCCCCGGGATCGAACTGCACGGTGCCGAGGTGGCACCCACCCTGCCGTTCCTCGACCCGCTCGACACCCTGGCCTACGTCGCCGCCGCGACCGAGCGGCTGCTGCTGGGCACCGGGGTGCTGTTGCTGCCGTACCGGCATCCGGTGGTGCTGGCCAAGCAGCTGGCGACGATCGACGTGCTGTCCAAGGGCCGGATGCGCTTGCTGACGGTCGGATTGGGGACGGTGCCGCGCGAGGCAGCCGCCACCGGGGTGGACTTCCGTGCCCGCGGCCGTCGCGCCGACGAGGCGATCGACGTGCTGCGCCTGCTGTGGTCCGGTGACCAGGACGGGGTGAGTTTCCACGGCGAGTTCTTCGACCTCGACCGCGTGGTCCAGTATCCGACGCCGGTGCGCCCGCTGCCGATTCACATCGGTGGCTCCAGCGAGGCCGCCGCGCGCCGGGCCGGGTTGCGCGGGGACGGCTACTTCGCCGGGGGAGCGTTGATGCCCTGGGATCGCGCGGCGCAATGGGAACTCGCCCGCGCCACGGCGGCGGCGGCCGGGCGCGACCCGGACGCTCTCGAATACACCCGCTGGAGCGGCATCGACATGACCGCCGAGCGGCTCGACGCTTTCGTCGCGCAGGGCGTCACCCGGGTGGTCGTGAGCGCGACGGCGGCCGACCCGGCCGAACAACTCGATCAGCTGTCCGCTTTCGCGGAACGGTTCGGTCTCGGCCCACACTGA
- a CDS encoding NUDIX hydrolase: MTTLIDTVAWVHIVRGRILCARPRGKDVFFIPGGKREGAESDLDTLLREIREELTVALIAGTVAAVGVYEAGAHAPGDDVLVRMACYTAEYRGTLAASSEIDELAWFGYADRPRVPPVDQLLFDDLHAAGLLE; this comes from the coding sequence GTGACGACACTCATCGATACGGTCGCGTGGGTGCACATCGTGCGGGGACGCATCCTGTGCGCGCGTCCGCGCGGCAAGGACGTCTTCTTCATTCCCGGCGGGAAACGCGAAGGCGCCGAATCGGATCTGGACACGTTGCTGCGGGAGATCCGCGAGGAACTGACCGTCGCGCTGATCGCAGGGACCGTCGCGGCGGTGGGCGTCTACGAAGCGGGCGCGCACGCACCGGGCGACGACGTGCTCGTCCGGATGGCCTGCTACACCGCCGAATACCGCGGCACCCTCGCCGCCAGCAGCGAGATCGACGAGCTGGCCTGGTTCGGGTACGCCGACCGCCCGCGGGTACCGCCGGTGGATCAACTGCTGTTCGACGACCTGCACGCCGCCGGTCTGCTGGAGTGA
- a CDS encoding winged helix DNA-binding domain-containing protein encodes MRVTWEQVFAWRLRRQFVSGAGARSAVEVAERLVGVQAQVASSAELAVALRSAEPSTGAVAQALAAGTLVKTWAMRGTLHAMTPATAATVLPLIAAARTWEKPSWQKAFGASPADVAALAEAVGDVLADAALTRAELVDALLADARFHRLGTELNSGWGALLKPLAWQGVLCHGPAEGNRVTFTSPRRAVPGWTGPLAPEEAAPRAIAAYLGAYGPATPETFDAWLTRTSHRKTVVRSWFADMGAALVTVDVDGTPGALLAEHADDLAAAEPSAEVHLLGPFDQYVLGPGTAATELLPKAHRAQVSRTAGWIAPLVVVGGRIAGTWEFADDEVAVSMFDDAPLPKHLDAALDRVATATGRAALRVRRV; translated from the coding sequence GTGCGGGTCACGTGGGAGCAGGTGTTCGCCTGGCGGCTGCGCAGGCAGTTCGTGTCCGGGGCGGGCGCGCGGTCGGCCGTCGAGGTGGCCGAGCGGTTGGTGGGGGTGCAGGCGCAGGTGGCCTCCTCGGCCGAGTTGGCGGTGGCGTTGCGCAGTGCGGAGCCGAGCACGGGCGCGGTCGCGCAGGCGCTGGCGGCGGGGACGCTGGTGAAGACCTGGGCGATGCGCGGCACGCTGCACGCGATGACGCCCGCGACCGCGGCGACCGTGCTGCCGCTCATCGCGGCCGCGCGCACGTGGGAGAAACCGTCCTGGCAGAAGGCCTTCGGCGCCTCGCCCGCGGACGTGGCGGCCTTGGCCGAGGCCGTCGGGGACGTGCTCGCCGACGCCGCGCTCACCCGCGCCGAACTGGTGGACGCGTTACTGGCCGACGCGCGGTTCCACCGGCTCGGTACCGAGCTGAATTCCGGGTGGGGCGCGCTGCTCAAACCGCTGGCCTGGCAGGGTGTGCTCTGCCACGGGCCGGCCGAGGGCAACCGGGTGACGTTCACCAGTCCCCGCCGCGCCGTTCCCGGCTGGACCGGCCCACTCGCGCCCGAGGAGGCCGCGCCGCGGGCGATCGCGGCCTACCTCGGCGCCTACGGCCCGGCGACACCGGAGACGTTCGACGCGTGGCTCACCCGCACCAGCCACCGCAAGACCGTGGTGCGGTCCTGGTTCGCCGACATGGGCGCGGCGTTGGTGACCGTGGACGTCGACGGCACGCCCGGCGCGCTGCTCGCCGAACACGCCGACGACCTCGCCGCGGCCGAACCGAGCGCCGAGGTCCACCTGCTCGGCCCGTTCGACCAGTACGTTCTCGGCCCCGGCACCGCCGCCACGGAACTGCTGCCCAAGGCACACCGCGCGCAGGTCAGCCGGACGGCCGGCTGGATCGCGCCGCTGGTCGTCGTCGGCGGACGTATCGCGGGCACCTGGGAATTCGCCGACGACGAGGTGGCCGTGTCGATGTTCGACGACGCCCCGCTCCCGAAACACCTGGACGCCGCGCTCGACCGGGTGGCGACCGCGACGGGTCGGGCGGCGTTGCGCGTCCGGCGGGTGTGA